The Frondihabitans australicus genome includes a region encoding these proteins:
- a CDS encoding MFS transporter produces MRNLRLVTIVMALTCGFTVANIYYSQPLLGLIASRFGVTESAAALIVTLTQLGYALGMILVVPLGDKLENRGLAAWTLLGTAAALLVAALAPTFSVFLAVSVLVGITSVVVQVIVPIAANLAPEGQGGRVVGQVMMGLLLGILLARTLSSFVAAAWGWQTIYLISAGVMVVLSITLFRVLPRRVPHSPATYWALVKSMGTLVRRHEPLRRRALSQALMFGAFTAYWTAISFHLISRFGFGQTAIGLFALVGAAGALAAPVAGRLADRGLGHVASGGALVLALLAAVIALVSGGDIVLLALGGVLLDFAVQSHQVIGQHEVYALDPGARSRINSVYMFTLFVGGSIASAITGALYSAGGWPVVCVFEAALPIVGLIIWGVHHVRHVRPGRLALPARG; encoded by the coding sequence ATGAGAAATCTGCGACTCGTCACGATCGTGATGGCCCTGACCTGCGGGTTCACCGTGGCCAACATCTACTACTCGCAGCCGCTGCTCGGTCTGATCGCGTCGCGTTTCGGAGTCACCGAGAGCGCGGCGGCGCTGATCGTGACGCTGACGCAGCTGGGGTATGCGCTCGGGATGATCCTGGTGGTGCCGCTCGGCGACAAGCTGGAGAATCGCGGGCTGGCCGCGTGGACCCTGCTCGGGACGGCGGCGGCGCTGCTCGTGGCCGCGCTCGCGCCGACGTTCTCGGTGTTCCTGGCCGTGTCGGTGCTCGTCGGCATCACGTCGGTGGTGGTGCAGGTGATCGTGCCGATCGCGGCCAACCTCGCGCCGGAGGGGCAGGGCGGGCGCGTCGTCGGCCAGGTCATGATGGGGCTGCTGCTCGGGATCCTGCTGGCCCGCACCCTGTCGAGCTTCGTCGCGGCGGCGTGGGGCTGGCAGACGATCTACCTGATCTCGGCGGGCGTCATGGTGGTGCTGTCGATCACGCTGTTCCGCGTGCTGCCTCGTCGGGTTCCGCACTCGCCCGCGACGTACTGGGCGCTCGTGAAGTCGATGGGCACCCTGGTTCGGCGGCATGAGCCGCTGCGGCGCCGGGCGCTCAGCCAGGCGCTGATGTTCGGGGCGTTCACGGCGTACTGGACGGCGATCTCGTTCCACCTCATCTCGCGCTTCGGCTTCGGGCAGACGGCGATCGGCCTGTTCGCCCTCGTCGGCGCGGCCGGTGCCCTCGCGGCCCCGGTCGCCGGGCGGCTCGCCGACCGCGGCCTCGGGCACGTGGCCAGCGGCGGGGCGCTCGTGCTCGCGCTGCTCGCCGCCGTCATCGCGCTCGTCTCGGGCGGCGACATCGTCCTGCTCGCCCTCGGCGGCGTACTCCTCGACTTCGCGGTGCAGAGCCACCAGGTGATCGGCCAGCACGAGGTGTACGCGCTCGACCCGGGCGCTCGCTCGCGGATCAACAGCGTCTACATGTTCACGCTGTTCGTCGGCGGGTCCATCGCGTCGGCGATCACCGGCGCGCTCTACTCGGCGGGCGGCTGGCCGGTCGTGTGCGTCTTCGAGGCGGCGCTGCCGATCGTCGGGTTGATCATCTGGGGCGTGCACCACGTGCGGCACGTGCGCCCCGGCCGATTGGCGCTGCCCGCTCGCGGGTAG